In Clostridium swellfunianum, a genomic segment contains:
- a CDS encoding glycoside hydrolase family 13 protein produces the protein MNKHAIYHITDIPYAYGIDEKTLLIRIRTAKGDIARAIIYYKDRYDWENPFKTKIMAVTESDELFDYYEAEISVEEGRYRYYFGLQDVKNERTFLTERGMFTELREPKEQGAFQFAYLNSIDVYESPDWAQEGIVYQIFPDRFNNGDKTNDPENTFGWEEPVTTTSLFGGDLQGIIDKLDYLKELGVNLIYLTPIFSSSTNHKYNTRDYYSIDSAFGNIDKAKELVNKCHDRGMRIVFDAVFNHSGDDFFAFEDVVKNGEKSRYRDWFYIKEFPVDKDKVNYLTFANNISTMPKFNTNNPEVVQYLLKVAEYWVKEVGIDGWRLDVCDEVDHAFWREFRKTVKKANPEALIIGEIMHEASSWLRGDQLDSIMNYPFKHLSIDFFAKRVINAEEFDSGLTDNRVIYMKKINSNMFNLIDSHDTARFLTEAEGRIERLKLAAAFQFTYIGMPYIYYGDEVGMTGGNDPDCRRCMIWDEEKQNRDLFDFYKTLSKIRKENKALIYGDFKTLYKDKNVIVFKRSIQGEQIIIILNNSDEHHSLKLDEVNGKYEQLLDVNNIIICENRINLIPNDVKILKVLI, from the coding sequence ATGAATAAACATGCAATATATCATATAACTGATATACCATACGCTTATGGAATAGATGAAAAAACTTTGCTTATAAGGATTAGAACGGCAAAAGGGGATATAGCTAGGGCTATAATTTACTATAAAGATAGATATGACTGGGAAAACCCATTCAAGACCAAAATTATGGCTGTTACAGAATCAGATGAATTATTCGATTATTACGAGGCGGAAATCAGTGTTGAAGAAGGTAGATACAGATACTACTTCGGTCTTCAAGATGTTAAAAATGAAAGAACATTTTTGACCGAAAGAGGTATGTTTACTGAGCTGAGAGAACCAAAAGAACAGGGAGCATTTCAATTTGCATATTTAAATTCTATTGATGTTTACGAAAGTCCAGATTGGGCTCAAGAAGGAATAGTGTATCAAATATTTCCTGATAGATTTAATAATGGAGATAAGACTAATGATCCTGAAAATACATTTGGTTGGGAAGAGCCTGTAACAACTACTAGCCTGTTTGGAGGGGATCTTCAAGGAATAATTGATAAGCTAGATTATTTGAAGGAGCTTGGTGTAAACCTGATTTATTTGACTCCTATATTTTCCTCTTCAACAAATCACAAATACAATACTCGTGATTACTACAGTATTGATTCCGCCTTCGGAAACATAGATAAGGCTAAAGAACTTGTAAACAAATGTCACGATAGGGGAATGAGAATAGTATTTGATGCGGTATTTAATCATTCCGGAGATGATTTCTTTGCATTTGAGGATGTTGTTAAAAATGGAGAGAAATCACGGTATAGGGATTGGTTTTATATCAAGGAATTTCCGGTTGATAAGGATAAGGTAAATTACTTGACCTTTGCAAACAATATTTCAACCATGCCAAAATTTAATACAAATAATCCTGAAGTAGTACAATATCTTCTTAAGGTTGCAGAATATTGGGTTAAAGAAGTAGGGATTGATGGATGGAGACTAGATGTATGCGATGAGGTTGATCATGCCTTCTGGAGGGAATTTAGAAAGACTGTCAAAAAAGCAAATCCAGAAGCTTTAATTATTGGAGAGATAATGCATGAAGCTTCATCATGGCTTAGAGGAGATCAGCTGGACAGCATAATGAATTATCCTTTTAAACATCTATCCATAGACTTTTTTGCAAAGAGAGTTATAAATGCAGAGGAATTTGATAGTGGCTTAACTGATAACAGAGTTATTTATATGAAAAAGATAAATAGTAATATGTTCAACCTTATAGACAGCCACGATACAGCAAGATTTTTAACAGAGGCTGAGGGAAGAATTGAAAGATTAAAGCTTGCTGCTGCGTTCCAATTTACCTATATAGGAATGCCGTATATATACTATGGTGATGAAGTAGGTATGACTGGTGGTAATGATCCTGACTGCAGAAGGTGCATGATATGGGATGAAGAAAAACAGAATAGAGATTTATTTGATTTTTATAAAACTTTAAGCAAGATTAGAAAAGAAAATAAGGCATTAATCTATGGAGACTTTAAAACCTTATACAAAGATAAAAATGTTATTGTATTTAAGAGAAGTATCCAAGGGGAACAAATCATTATAATACTCAATAATAGTGACGAGCATCACTCTTTGAAGCTTGATGAAGTGAATGGCAAGTATGAGCAGCTACTAGATGTAAATAATATTATAATTTGTGAAAATAGAATTAATTTAATACCAAATGATGTTAAAATCTTAAAAGTACTGATATAA
- a CDS encoding sugar ABC transporter permease, with protein MNTKTNNSNEGQLVYKNRLKPRDVRNLWLSRIVIWILLVIVLFPLVSIITASLSKGNYFVQGNIFPTEITLENYIGLFSGESAKGGDFPIWIKNSLILCSSVALLQLFMTGTAAYAFSRMRFKGRKKGLMSLLLLQMFPSMMTISAIYYILFKFNLIDNLYALILIFAGGSAYNIWLLKGYFDSLPIELDEAAMVDGATHWQIFTKIILPLSVPMLIVMFLFSFIGTYSEYIISAVALKSPENYTVALGLRQFINNQYSANWTKFAAAAVLSSLPIVIIFMLLQKFIQKGLVAGAVKG; from the coding sequence ATGAATACAAAAACTAATAATTCGAACGAAGGACAATTAGTTTATAAGAATAGATTAAAGCCAAGAGATGTAAGAAATCTTTGGCTAAGCAGAATAGTTATTTGGATATTACTTGTAATTGTATTGTTTCCGTTAGTATCCATAATTACAGCCTCACTTTCAAAGGGTAATTATTTTGTTCAAGGAAACATATTTCCAACTGAGATAACTTTAGAAAATTATATAGGATTATTTTCAGGAGAATCTGCAAAGGGTGGAGATTTTCCAATATGGATAAAAAACAGCTTGATTCTTTGTTCTTCAGTTGCGTTGCTTCAGCTTTTTATGACTGGAACCGCAGCTTATGCATTTTCAAGAATGAGATTTAAGGGAAGAAAGAAAGGGCTCATGTCTCTTTTACTTCTTCAAATGTTCCCAAGTATGATGACAATATCAGCTATATACTATATACTTTTTAAGTTTAATTTGATTGACAATCTGTATGCTTTAATACTTATTTTTGCTGGTGGAAGCGCTTATAATATCTGGCTTTTAAAAGGCTACTTTGACAGCTTGCCAATTGAACTTGACGAGGCAGCTATGGTTGATGGCGCTACTCATTGGCAGATATTCACAAAGATAATACTTCCGTTGTCAGTACCTATGCTTATAGTAATGTTCTTGTTTAGTTTTATAGGAACCTACAGTGAATATATTATAAGTGCTGTAGCCTTAAAATCACCTGAAAATTATACTGTAGCACTAGGACTCAGACAATTTATAAATAACCAATATTCAGCTAACTGGACTAAGTTTGCAGCAGCAGCGGTTTTATCCTCACTTCCAATAGTTATAATCTTTATGCTGCTTCAGAAATTTATACAAAAGGGTCTTGTTGCAGGAGCTGTTAAGGGCTAA